One Cryptomeria japonica chromosome 9, Sugi_1.0, whole genome shotgun sequence genomic window carries:
- the LOC131042833 gene encoding uncharacterized protein LOC131042833 isoform X2: METPLKKPKLEPNDENKNSNHHNSHINNKHRRQSSPETAEGLEAIVALVEHRRKEVTQLTNKLENVKAQLEEAKRKLSDAESRLTKVQQPQQKNQEASKTISSDDTAVKVKTEGVSPSKVKTEGMSASPAREESNYNSLSRTKPTMLIPSAAAKTGSSMRSTEGNKTIPTSSGKNVTPSRSQSQSENPKSKGDVSAVKSASQLESRDSQERRPKRKLEQKAHTELIPIIRSSRSPEKVSFYSGSLISSQHKRKLRSLVLNPTNDQLFATSALDGLVNLWQLQGKGLHASLLSTTDCQSPVQRRWPEDMTWHPYGDSLFLAYTADGGDNQVSIINLNVSKKKVTFLEEKPHIKGIVNSISFMPWEDLCFATGGSDHAVIMWTEKEGGGGWKPKTLHRNQHSSAVMGVAGLQQKQIVLSAGADKRIVGFDVRVARADFKHQLESKAMGVLPNPADFNLFMVQTG; the protein is encoded by the exons ATGGAAACACCTCTCAAGAAACCTAAGTTGGAACCCAATGATGAGAATAAAAACAGTAATCATCACAACAGTCATATCAATAACAAACATCGAAGGCAGTCTTCTCCCGAAACTGCAGAAGGGCTAGAGGCAATAGTGGCTCTGGTTGAGCACAGGCGCAAGGAGGTCACCCAATTGACCAATAAATTGGAAAATGTCAAGGCTCAG CTAGAGGAAGCCAAGCGAAAATTATCTGATGCAGAATCTCGATTAACTAAGGTACAACAACCGCAACAAAAAAATCAAGAGGCATCCAAGACCATTAGTTCAGATGACACAGCTGTCAAAGTTAAAACAGAAGGTGTTTCGCCAAGCAAAGTTAAAACAGAAGGTATGTCAGCAAGCCCTGCTCGAGAAGAGAGTAACTACAACTCTTTATCGCGGACAAAGCCGACAATGTTAATTCCTTCTGCGGCAGCAAAAACGGGTTCATCAATGAGGTCAACAGAAGGCAACAAGACAATACCAACATCTAGTGGAAAAAATGTCACTCCTAGTCGCAGTCAATCTCAGTCTGAAAATCCTAAGTCAAAGGGAGATGTATCTGCTGTCAAATCTGCTAGTCAGTTGGAAAGCAGAGATTCTCAAGAGAGGAGACCAAAGAGGAAATTAG AGCAGAAGGCGCACACGGAATTGATTCCAATCATTCGTAGTAGCAGAAGTCCAGAAAAAGTTAGTTTCTATTCAGGAAGCCTGATCTCTAGTCAGCACAAGCGAAAACTTAGAAGCCTTGTTCTGAATCCAACCAATGATCAACTCTTTGCAACTAG TGCATTGGATGGGCTTGTAAATCTCTGGCAACTTCAAGGCAAAGG ATTGCATGCATCCTTGCTTAGTACAACTGATTGCCAATCTCCTGTACAAAGAAGATGGCCAGAAGACATGACCTGGCATCCATATGGAGATAGCTTGTTCTTGGCATACACTGCAGATGGTGGAGACAACCAAGTATCGATTATAAATCTGAATGTTTCTAAG AAAAAGGTAACCTTCTTGGAAGAGAAGCCCCACATAAAAGGTATTGTGAATAGTATATCATTTATGCCCTGGGAAGATTTGTGCTTTGCTACTGGGGGCAGTGATCATGCTGTGATTATGTGGACTGAGAAGGAGGGTGGAGGTGGTTGGAAACCAAAAACATTGCACAGAAACCAACACTCTTCAGCTGTTATGGGAGTAGCAGGGCTGCAGCAAAAACAAATTGTATTGTCAGCAGGTGCAGACAAAAGGATTGTTGGATTTGATGTGCGGGTTGCAAGAGCAGATTTCAAGCACCAGTTGGAAAGTAAAGCTATGGGAGTTCTGCCAAATCCTGCTGATTTCAACCTTTTTATGGTGCAGACAGGGTAA